A window from Leifsonia shinshuensis encodes these proteins:
- a CDS encoding PRC and DUF2382 domain-containing protein — MINENNIAALIGTKVIDRDGDKIGSVGQIYVDPSTGRPNWASVRTGLFGTSESFVPLDDAVEEPDGLRVPFEKAVVKDAPRIEDDAELSPQEEEQLYSYYRGNGTTSGLGTADATTGTATTAGAGHDTSGPNTDDAMTRSEERLDVGTERVETGRARLRKYVVTENQQVEVPVTREEVRVEREPITDANVGEALDGPELSEEEHEVVLHEERPVVDKETVPVERVRLDSETVTGTETVNEDVRKERIDVEGEGRGSGV; from the coding sequence ATGATCAACGAGAACAACATCGCCGCACTCATCGGGACCAAGGTCATCGATCGCGACGGGGACAAGATCGGGAGCGTCGGACAGATCTACGTCGACCCGTCCACCGGCCGGCCGAATTGGGCGTCGGTGCGGACCGGCCTGTTCGGCACCTCCGAGAGCTTCGTGCCTCTCGACGACGCTGTCGAAGAGCCGGACGGGCTCCGCGTGCCGTTCGAGAAGGCGGTCGTGAAGGATGCGCCGCGCATCGAGGACGACGCCGAGCTGAGCCCCCAGGAGGAGGAGCAGCTCTACTCGTACTACCGCGGGAACGGCACGACCTCCGGCCTCGGCACTGCGGACGCCACGACCGGAACGGCGACCACCGCCGGGGCGGGTCACGACACGTCCGGTCCGAACACCGACGACGCCATGACGCGCTCCGAGGAGCGGCTCGACGTCGGCACCGAGCGGGTCGAGACCGGCCGGGCACGACTGCGGAAGTACGTCGTCACCGAGAACCAGCAGGTGGAGGTGCCGGTCACCCGCGAGGAGGTCCGGGTGGAGCGCGAGCCCATCACGGACGCCAACGTCGGAGAGGCCCTGGACGGTCCGGAGCTCAGCGAGGAGGAGCACGAGGTCGTCCTGCACGAGGAGCGTCCCGTGGTCGACAAGGAGACCGTGCCGGTCGAGCGCGTGCGCCTCGACTCCGAGACGGTCACCGGCACGGAGACGGTGAACGAGGATGTGCGCAAGGAGCGCATCGACGTGGAGGGCGAGGGGCGCGGCTCCGGCGTCTGA
- a CDS encoding MDR family MFS transporter has protein sequence MPSVDAVAIDRSAAPSASAGPARIAPRDQRVIWLLLAATFVVILNETIMTVAIPKLMDDLHVDALAAQWLSTAFMLTMAVVIPITGILLQRYTTRQMFIAAMSLFSLGTLSAALAPGFGVLVAARVVQASGTAIMIPLLMTTLMTLVPPALRGRTMGNVSIVISVAPAVGPTISGLILNFLAWRWIFLIVLPIALVMLLIGMRFVENVTETQKVRIDVLSVILSAFGFGGLVYGLTLSGESGGSAASPLMLWGSLTVGVLSLAAFITRQLILQRSDRALLDLRTFKFPIFTVSIVLMAITTASMFGVIIVLPLYLQHVLHLDTLATGLILLPGGLIMGLAAPFVGRLYDRFDPRVLVVPGSILVSLVLWSLTMVTEHTPVGMVVAAHVTMSLGLAMMFTPLFTAGLGAVPPHLYSHGSAILGTIQQVGGAAGTALLIAVLTLQATALASGGASVDAAQAGGIRAAFVAGAIISLFAVVGSFFIRKPADVPAEAAFAH, from the coding sequence GTGCCTTCCGTCGACGCCGTGGCGATCGACCGCAGCGCCGCGCCTTCAGCGTCGGCGGGGCCCGCGCGCATCGCCCCCCGCGACCAGCGGGTGATCTGGCTGCTGCTGGCGGCCACGTTCGTCGTGATCCTCAACGAGACGATCATGACCGTCGCCATCCCGAAGCTGATGGACGACCTCCACGTGGACGCCCTCGCTGCCCAGTGGCTGTCGACTGCCTTCATGCTGACGATGGCCGTGGTCATCCCGATCACGGGCATCCTGCTGCAGCGCTACACCACGCGGCAGATGTTCATCGCGGCCATGTCGCTGTTCTCGCTCGGCACGCTGTCCGCCGCCCTCGCGCCGGGCTTCGGCGTGCTCGTCGCCGCCCGCGTGGTGCAGGCCTCGGGCACGGCCATCATGATCCCGCTGCTCATGACGACGCTCATGACGCTGGTGCCGCCGGCGCTCCGCGGACGCACCATGGGCAACGTCTCGATCGTCATCTCGGTCGCACCCGCGGTCGGCCCGACGATCTCGGGCCTGATCCTCAACTTCCTCGCCTGGCGCTGGATCTTCCTGATCGTGCTCCCGATCGCACTCGTCATGCTGCTGATCGGCATGCGCTTCGTCGAGAACGTGACCGAGACGCAGAAGGTGCGCATCGACGTACTGTCCGTGATCCTGTCCGCATTCGGCTTCGGCGGACTGGTGTACGGGCTGACGCTCTCCGGCGAGTCCGGGGGCTCTGCCGCCAGCCCGCTGATGCTGTGGGGATCGCTCACGGTGGGCGTGCTCAGTCTCGCGGCGTTCATCACGCGGCAGCTCATCCTGCAGCGCTCCGACCGCGCACTGCTCGACCTCCGCACCTTCAAGTTCCCGATCTTCACCGTCTCGATCGTGCTCATGGCGATCACGACGGCGTCCATGTTCGGCGTGATCATCGTGCTGCCGCTCTATCTGCAGCACGTGCTGCACCTCGACACCCTCGCGACGGGCCTCATCCTGCTTCCGGGCGGCCTGATCATGGGACTCGCGGCCCCGTTCGTCGGGCGGCTCTACGACCGCTTCGACCCGCGCGTGCTGGTCGTTCCGGGCTCCATCCTGGTCAGCCTGGTGCTCTGGTCGCTGACGATGGTCACCGAGCACACGCCCGTCGGCATGGTGGTCGCGGCGCACGTCACCATGAGCCTCGGGCTCGCGATGATGTTCACCCCGCTGTTCACGGCGGGCCTCGGGGCGGTTCCGCCGCACCTGTACTCCCACGGCAGCGCGATCCTCGGCACGATCCAGCAGGTCGGCGGCGCGGCGGGCACTGCGCTCCTGATCGCGGTGCTCACGCTGCAGGCGACCGCGCTGGCGAGCGGCGGGGCATCGGTGGATGCGGCGCAGGCGGGCGGGATCCGGGCGGCCTTCGTCGCGGGGGCGATCATCTCGCTGTTCGCGGTGGTCGGCTCCTTCTTCATCCGCAAGCCGGCGGACGTCCCCGCGGAGGCGGCGTTCGCGCACTGA
- a CDS encoding peroxidase-related enzyme (This protein belongs to a clade of uncharacterized proteins related to peroxidases such as the alkylhydroperoxidase AhpD.) has translation MSYIRTVEPSEATGEVAELYAEDLEDHGYVADYTRVMSMNPEAFRAFEDLMRTITPNLGKRRYELVTLAAAQALHSTHCRLAHGHKCLTFMDVDELERIARDYHDAGLSEAEVAMMEYAEKISTEAHTITESDTARLRDLGFTDREIVDITLAAAARNYFSRAIQALGAAVDVPADVSDRLRGALLAPL, from the coding sequence GTGTCCTACATCCGCACCGTCGAACCGTCCGAAGCGACCGGCGAGGTCGCCGAGCTCTACGCCGAAGACCTCGAAGACCACGGATACGTCGCCGATTACACCCGGGTGATGAGCATGAACCCGGAGGCGTTCCGGGCCTTCGAGGACCTGATGCGCACCATCACTCCGAACCTCGGCAAGCGCCGCTACGAACTGGTCACGCTCGCGGCGGCCCAAGCGCTGCACAGCACCCACTGCCGGCTCGCGCACGGGCACAAGTGCCTCACGTTCATGGATGTGGACGAGCTGGAGCGCATCGCCCGCGACTACCACGACGCCGGCCTGAGCGAGGCCGAGGTCGCCATGATGGAGTACGCCGAGAAGATCAGCACCGAGGCGCACACGATCACGGAATCCGACACGGCTCGCCTGCGCGACCTGGGCTTCACCGACCGCGAGATCGTCGACATCACCCTCGCCGCGGCAGCGCGCAACTACTTCAGCCGGGCCATCCAGGCGCTCGGCGCCGCCGTCGACGTGCCGGCGGACGTCAGCGATCGGCTCCGCGGCGCACTGCTGGCGCCGCTGTGA